A genome region from Streptomyces sp. S4.7 includes the following:
- a CDS encoding AAA family ATPase, with product MLLWINGPFGGGKTQTAHEIARRLPGSVVCDPEYVGFGLHRMLPTGLRGDFQDLPVWRQGVHDMLDLALRGHEGTVIAPMTLVEDGYFEEIVGRLREEGHDVHHFALLAARETVLKRLTERGLGLGLMRESFAVSKLDHCLERLSRPEFGEHIRNDGLTIPQVADAVAASAGLRLTPNTDSAFRHRLRRAWTGVKHIRFD from the coding sequence ATGCTGCTGTGGATCAACGGGCCGTTCGGCGGCGGGAAGACACAGACCGCGCACGAGATCGCGCGGCGGCTGCCGGGCAGCGTCGTCTGCGATCCCGAGTACGTCGGGTTCGGGCTGCACCGCATGCTGCCGACGGGGCTCCGGGGCGACTTCCAGGACCTGCCCGTCTGGCGGCAGGGCGTCCACGACATGCTCGATCTGGCGCTGCGCGGGCACGAGGGCACCGTCATCGCCCCCATGACGCTCGTCGAGGACGGCTACTTCGAGGAGATCGTCGGCCGCCTGCGCGAGGAGGGGCACGACGTACACCACTTCGCGCTGCTGGCGGCGCGCGAGACCGTCCTGAAGAGGCTCACCGAACGCGGACTCGGGCTGGGACTCATGCGGGAGAGCTTCGCCGTCAGCAAGCTGGACCACTGTCTGGAGCGGCTGTCCCGGCCGGAGTTCGGCGAGCACATCCGTAACGACGGTCTGACGATTCCCCAGGTCGCCGACGCAGTCGCCGCTTCGGCCGGGCTGCGGCTCACGCCGAACACCGACAGCGCGTTCCGCCACCGGCTGCGGCGCGCCTGGACCGGCGTCAAGCACATCCGCTTCGACTGA
- a CDS encoding DUF5937 family protein translates to MSVTIDITGLPHERIVFGPSPLAELGAALHALSEPGHHARLNGWVTSTSAGLKPELADRLHEADFLWRSARSDILLPARPRETLAEELDDLDTMPDEQYVDAALEISCASHYGTGAPSPLADGATRERVLDLAAARGPHQAAFVRRMLTDPPAVRGWIRRLLEDCDEAFFAETWRRVRVQLAADARHKTELLRRKGLTDAVAAVSPAVSLTKTATGGRAVVIDKLTSGCTSAAGSGLTFVPTAFGWPHLLALYAPGWQPVVQYPLGSPEPSGGAPSVETVKLRLEAVAHPMRMRMCRSLARGWYTTGELADTYGISAPEVSRHLAVMRKAGLLTTRRRGRYVLHQLDVTLVARLGSDFLEGVLR, encoded by the coding sequence ATGAGCGTGACCATCGACATCACCGGGCTGCCCCACGAGCGCATCGTCTTCGGCCCCTCCCCGCTCGCCGAGCTGGGCGCCGCCCTGCACGCGCTGTCCGAGCCCGGCCACCACGCCCGGCTGAACGGCTGGGTCACCTCCACGTCCGCCGGCCTCAAGCCCGAGCTGGCCGACCGGCTGCACGAGGCGGACTTCCTGTGGCGGTCCGCCCGCTCCGACATCCTGCTGCCCGCCCGCCCCCGCGAGACGCTGGCCGAGGAGCTGGACGACCTCGACACGATGCCGGACGAGCAGTACGTGGACGCGGCGCTGGAGATCTCCTGCGCCAGTCACTACGGCACGGGCGCGCCGTCCCCGCTGGCGGACGGCGCGACGCGCGAGCGCGTACTGGATCTGGCGGCGGCACGGGGGCCGCACCAGGCCGCCTTCGTACGGCGCATGCTGACCGATCCGCCCGCCGTCCGGGGGTGGATACGGCGGCTCCTGGAGGACTGCGACGAGGCGTTCTTCGCCGAGACCTGGCGGCGCGTCCGGGTCCAGCTGGCCGCCGACGCCCGGCACAAGACCGAACTGCTGCGCCGCAAGGGGCTAACGGACGCCGTCGCCGCCGTCTCGCCGGCGGTGAGCCTGACGAAGACGGCGACGGGGGGCCGGGCCGTCGTCATCGACAAGCTCACGTCGGGCTGCACGAGCGCCGCGGGATCGGGTCTGACCTTCGTGCCGACCGCCTTCGGCTGGCCTCATCTGCTGGCGCTGTACGCGCCCGGCTGGCAGCCGGTCGTCCAGTACCCGCTGGGCAGCCCGGAGCCGTCGGGCGGCGCGCCCTCCGTGGAGACGGTCAAGCTGCGTCTGGAGGCGGTCGCGCACCCCATGCGGATGCGGATGTGCCGGAGCCTCGCGCGGGGCTGGTACACGACGGGCGAGCTGGCCGACACGTACGGGATCTCGGCGCCCGAGGTGTCCCGGCATCTCGCCGTGATGCGCAAGGCCGGTCTGCTGACGACCCGCCGCCGGGGCCGCTATGTGCTGCACCAGTTGGACGTGACCCTCGTGGCCCGGCTCGGCAGCGACTTCCTGGAGGGCGTGCTGCGCTGA
- a CDS encoding beta-eliminating lyase-related protein, with product MGDVSERDERRRRLAAWKASGRTLWRSSADRPLGERLAALAADASSVHDLDGWTDVYGDGVVAELESRVADLLGFPAAAFFPTGTMAQQVALRCWAGRTGNTTVALHPLAHPEVHEGGALSVVSGLRTVHPTSAPRLPTAEEIHAADEPFGTLMLELPLRDAGFVLPTWDELVAVVAAARERDAVVHFDGARLWECVTHFGRPLREIAGLADSVYVSFYKSLDGLSGAMLVGPSAVVEEARVWRHRYGGQLFQQYPAALSALLGLERELPRLPSYVAHARVVATALAEGLGAPAPGTAGLPAAPWFRVHPRTPHTHQFQVWLPYGAAVLNEAAVRQAEETGVTLFRRWFESGAGPPGVAVAEVTVGSAGLEWTADDVRRAVVEFMARVVAGNASDD from the coding sequence ATGGGAGACGTCAGCGAACGGGACGAACGACGACGACGGCTGGCCGCCTGGAAGGCGTCCGGACGGACCCTCTGGCGAAGCTCCGCCGACCGGCCCCTCGGTGAGCGGCTGGCCGCTCTGGCGGCCGACGCGTCGTCGGTCCACGACCTGGACGGATGGACGGACGTGTACGGGGACGGGGTCGTCGCCGAACTGGAGAGCCGGGTGGCGGACCTGCTCGGCTTCCCGGCCGCCGCGTTCTTCCCGACCGGGACCATGGCGCAGCAGGTGGCGCTGCGGTGCTGGGCGGGGCGCACCGGGAACACGACGGTGGCGCTGCATCCGCTGGCGCACCCCGAGGTGCACGAGGGCGGCGCCCTGTCGGTCGTCAGCGGCCTCCGTACGGTCCATCCGACGTCCGCGCCCCGGCTGCCCACGGCGGAGGAGATCCACGCCGCTGACGAGCCGTTCGGCACGCTGATGCTGGAACTGCCGCTGCGCGACGCGGGGTTCGTGCTGCCGACGTGGGACGAGCTCGTCGCCGTGGTGGCGGCGGCGCGCGAGCGCGACGCGGTGGTGCACTTCGACGGCGCGCGCCTGTGGGAGTGCGTGACCCACTTCGGCCGGCCCCTGAGGGAGATCGCGGGACTCGCGGACAGCGTGTACGTGTCCTTCTACAAGTCCCTGGACGGGCTGTCCGGGGCGATGCTCGTGGGGCCGTCGGCGGTGGTCGAGGAGGCGCGGGTGTGGCGGCATCGGTACGGAGGACAGCTCTTCCAGCAGTATCCGGCGGCGCTGTCCGCGCTGCTGGGGCTCGAACGGGAGCTGCCCCGGCTGCCTTCGTACGTGGCGCACGCGCGCGTGGTCGCGACGGCGCTGGCGGAGGGGCTTGGGGCGCCGGCGCCGGGCACGGCGGGGCTACCGGCGGCCCCGTGGTTCCGGGTGCATCCGCGAACGCCGCACACGCACCAGTTCCAGGTGTGGCTTCCGTACGGCGCGGCGGTGCTCAACGAGGCGGCGGTACGGCAGGCCGAGGAGACCGGTGTGACGCTGTTCCGCCGCTGGTTCGAGTCGGGCGCGGGCCCGCCCGGCGTGGCGGTGGCGGAGGTGACGGTGGGTTCGGCCGGGCTGGAGTGGACGGCGGACGACGTCCGGCGGGCCGTGGTTGAGTTCATGGCGCGCGTGGTGGCGGGAAACGCGTCCGACGATTGA
- a CDS encoding DUF2520 domain-containing protein has protein sequence MNASAVPRDPRDPRDRPARLTVGVVGSGRVGPTLAAALRLAGHRPVAASGVSDASVRRAAVLLPDVPLVTPAEVLARAELVLLTVPDDALPGLVEGLVETGAVRPGQLLVHTSGRYGTKVLSPALHAGALPLALHPAMTFTGTSVDVQRLAGCSFGVTAPDELRLAAEALVIEMGGEPEWIEEDARPLYHAALALGANHLVTLVAQSMELLGKAGVAAPDRMLGPLLGAALDNALRSGDAALTGPVARGDAGTVAAHVAELREHAPAAVPGYLAMARTTADRALAHGLLKPGLAEDLLDVLADGDHQGGSGR, from the coding sequence GTGAACGCATCAGCAGTTCCCAGAGATCCTCGTGACCCGAGGGACAGACCCGCCCGGCTCACGGTCGGAGTCGTCGGTTCCGGCCGCGTCGGGCCGACGCTGGCCGCCGCTCTCCGGCTCGCGGGCCATCGCCCCGTCGCCGCGTCGGGCGTCTCCGACGCCTCCGTACGGAGGGCGGCCGTCCTGCTCCCCGACGTGCCCCTGGTGACGCCCGCCGAAGTGCTCGCCCGCGCCGAACTGGTGCTGCTGACCGTCCCGGACGACGCCCTGCCCGGCCTGGTCGAAGGGCTCGTCGAGACCGGGGCCGTACGGCCGGGACAGCTGCTGGTCCACACGTCCGGGCGGTACGGCACGAAGGTGCTCTCCCCCGCGCTGCACGCGGGCGCGCTGCCGCTCGCGCTCCACCCCGCGATGACGTTCACGGGCACCTCCGTGGACGTCCAGCGGCTGGCGGGCTGCTCCTTCGGGGTCACGGCACCCGACGAACTGCGGCTCGCCGCCGAGGCGTTGGTCATCGAGATGGGCGGCGAGCCCGAGTGGATCGAGGAGGACGCCCGCCCGCTCTACCACGCGGCCCTGGCGCTCGGCGCGAACCACCTGGTCACGCTGGTCGCCCAGTCGATGGAGCTGCTCGGCAAGGCCGGTGTCGCGGCGCCGGACAGGATGCTCGGCCCGCTCCTCGGCGCCGCCCTGGACAACGCGCTGCGCTCCGGCGACGCCGCGCTCACCGGCCCCGTGGCGCGCGGTGACGCCGGCACCGTCGCCGCGCACGTCGCCGAACTGCGCGAGCACGCGCCCGCCGCCGTGCCGGGCTATCTGGCGATGGCCCGTACGACGGCCGACCGGGCACTCGCCCACGGTCTGCTCAAGCCGGGGCTGGCGGAGGACCTGCTGGACGTCCTCGCCGACGGCGACCACCAAGGGGGGAGCGGCCGATGA
- the panC gene encoding pantoate--beta-alanine ligase: MSLELASTRVELDRLLARHGDRPPAAHGSAPAARTAVVMTMGALHDGHAALVRAAREHVGAAGFVVVTVFVNPLQFGAGEDLDRYPRTLESDLKTAEAAGADAVFAPSVDEVYPGGTPQVRISAGPMGERLEGAARPGHFDGMLTVVAKLLHLTAPDVAFYGQKDAQQLALIRRMARDLNFPVEIVGVPTVREEDGLALSSRNRFLSAAERRTALTLSLALFAARDRLGAQHALRARAESAPTSKARAAALSALGEARAAADTHAVANAASGTPPTRGCGAHAVRSAARVVLDRAARDHRSFTLDYLALVDPADFTEVPDDHTGEAILAVAARVGATRLIDNIPLTFGAAQ; encoded by the coding sequence ATGAGCCTCGAACTGGCCTCCACGCGCGTGGAGCTGGACCGGCTGCTCGCACGCCACGGCGACCGGCCCCCGGCCGCTCACGGGTCCGCGCCGGCCGCCCGTACCGCCGTCGTCATGACGATGGGCGCCCTCCACGACGGCCACGCCGCGCTGGTGCGCGCCGCCCGGGAGCATGTCGGCGCGGCCGGTTTCGTCGTCGTCACCGTCTTCGTCAACCCGCTCCAGTTCGGCGCGGGCGAAGACCTCGACCGCTATCCCCGGACACTCGAATCGGACCTCAAGACGGCCGAGGCGGCAGGCGCCGACGCCGTGTTCGCCCCGTCCGTCGACGAGGTGTACCCGGGCGGCACGCCCCAGGTGCGGATCTCCGCCGGCCCCATGGGGGAGCGTCTCGAAGGCGCCGCGCGGCCCGGCCACTTCGACGGCATGCTCACCGTCGTCGCGAAGCTGCTGCACCTCACCGCCCCCGATGTCGCCTTCTACGGACAGAAGGACGCCCAACAGCTCGCGCTGATCCGGCGGATGGCCCGCGACCTGAACTTCCCGGTCGAGATCGTCGGCGTGCCGACGGTCCGTGAGGAGGACGGTCTCGCGCTCTCCAGCCGCAACCGGTTCCTCTCCGCCGCCGAGCGGCGTACCGCCCTCACGCTCTCCCTCGCGCTCTTCGCGGCGAGAGACCGCCTCGGGGCCCAGCACGCGCTGCGCGCCCGCGCGGAGTCCGCGCCCACGTCCAAGGCCCGTGCCGCCGCCCTCTCCGCGCTCGGCGAGGCCCGTGCCGCCGCCGACACCCACGCGGTGGCCAACGCCGCCTCCGGTACGCCGCCGACGCGCGGCTGTGGCGCGCACGCCGTACGGTCCGCGGCCCGCGTCGTCCTCGACCGGGCGGCCAGGGACCACCGGTCCTTCACGCTCGACTACCTGGCCCTCGTGGACCCCGCCGACTTCACCGAGGTCCCCGACGACCACACCGGCGAGGCGATCCTCGCCGTGGCGGCGCGGGTCGGCGCGACGCGGCTGATCGACAACATCCCCCTGACGTTCGGAGCCGCCCAGTGA
- a CDS encoding L-aspartate oxidase — MTAESARQPAPGPPAGIQLTAPVPGWAIDADVVVVGSGVAGLTAALRCTAAGLRTVVVTKARLDDGSTRWAQGGIAAALGEGDTPEQHLSDTLVAGAGLCDEEAVRTLVTEGPDAVRRLIGTGARFDTSATGDLQLTREGGHHRRRIAHAGGDATGAEISRALVDAVRDASLRTVENALVLDLLTDEHGNTSGVTLHVMGEGQHDGVGAVRAPAVVLATGGMGQVFSATTNPAVSTGDGVALALRAGAEVSDLEFVQFHPTVLFLGAGSEGQQPLVSEAVRGEGAHLVDADGIRFMLDQHELAELAPRDIVAKAIMRRMRERGTEHMYLDARHFGARMWATRFPTILAACRSHGIDPVTEPIPVAPAAHYASGGVRTDLRGRTTVPGLYACGEVACTGVHGANRLASNSLLEGLVFAERIAADIAAVAAAPRNGPSAVRPPATAHGAADSAALLPLIAPDARLTIQRIMSEGAGVLRSATSLGTAAEALEAVYQDALRPTDRGKPAQPGVESWETSNLLCVARVLVAAALEREETRGCHWRDDFPERDDTDWRRHLVVTLGAGRALELSRTDTPAFPAVRPADPAVPMEPSP; from the coding sequence GTGACCGCCGAGTCCGCCCGGCAGCCGGCGCCGGGCCCGCCTGCCGGCATCCAGCTCACCGCGCCCGTGCCCGGCTGGGCCATCGACGCCGACGTCGTCGTGGTCGGCTCCGGCGTCGCCGGACTCACCGCGGCGCTGCGCTGCACGGCGGCCGGGCTCAGAACGGTCGTCGTCACCAAGGCGCGCCTCGACGACGGCTCCACCCGCTGGGCGCAGGGCGGCATCGCCGCCGCCCTCGGCGAGGGCGACACCCCCGAGCAGCATCTGAGCGACACCCTCGTCGCCGGCGCGGGCCTCTGTGACGAGGAGGCCGTACGCACCCTGGTCACCGAGGGCCCCGACGCCGTCCGGCGCCTGATCGGGACCGGCGCGCGGTTCGACACGTCCGCGACGGGCGACCTCCAGCTGACCCGCGAGGGCGGCCACCACCGCCGCCGCATCGCCCACGCGGGGGGCGACGCGACCGGCGCGGAGATCTCACGCGCCCTGGTGGACGCGGTGCGCGACGCCTCCCTCCGTACGGTCGAGAACGCGCTGGTCCTCGACCTCCTCACGGATGAGCACGGCAACACCTCCGGCGTCACCCTCCATGTGATGGGCGAGGGCCAGCACGACGGCGTCGGAGCCGTCCGCGCCCCCGCCGTCGTCCTGGCCACCGGCGGCATGGGCCAGGTCTTCTCGGCGACGACCAACCCCGCGGTCTCGACCGGCGACGGCGTGGCCCTCGCGCTGCGCGCCGGGGCGGAGGTCTCCGACCTCGAATTCGTGCAGTTCCACCCGACGGTGCTCTTCCTGGGTGCCGGGTCGGAGGGCCAGCAGCCGCTGGTGTCCGAGGCGGTACGGGGCGAGGGTGCCCATCTCGTGGACGCCGACGGGATCCGCTTCATGCTCGACCAGCACGAACTCGCCGAGCTGGCTCCCCGCGACATCGTCGCCAAGGCCATCATGCGCCGCATGCGGGAGCGGGGCACCGAGCACATGTATCTGGACGCCAGGCACTTCGGCGCGCGGATGTGGGCCACGCGCTTCCCCACGATCCTCGCCGCCTGCCGGTCGCACGGCATCGACCCGGTCACCGAGCCGATCCCGGTCGCGCCCGCCGCCCATTACGCCTCCGGCGGCGTCCGTACCGACCTGCGCGGCCGTACGACCGTGCCGGGCCTGTACGCCTGCGGCGAGGTCGCGTGCACGGGTGTGCACGGCGCGAACCGGCTGGCGTCCAACTCCCTCCTCGAAGGGCTCGTGTTCGCCGAGCGCATCGCGGCCGACATCGCCGCGGTCGCGGCGGCCCCCCGCAACGGGCCCTCCGCCGTCCGGCCCCCGGCCACCGCGCACGGGGCGGCGGATTCCGCCGCTCTCCTGCCGCTCATCGCCCCCGACGCACGCCTCACGATCCAGCGGATCATGTCCGAAGGCGCGGGGGTCCTCAGGTCCGCCACGAGTCTGGGCACGGCCGCCGAGGCCCTGGAGGCCGTGTACCAGGACGCGCTGCGCCCCACGGACCGCGGAAAACCCGCCCAGCCGGGCGTCGAGTCCTGGGAGACCTCCAACCTCCTGTGCGTCGCCCGCGTCCTGGTGGCCGCCGCCCTGGAGCGCGAGGAGACCCGTGGCTGCCACTGGCGCGACGACTTCCCCGAACGTGACGACACCGACTGGCGCCGTCACCTCGTCGTGACGCTCGGGGCGGGCCGCGCCCTGGAGCTGAGCCGGACCGACACCCCCGCGTTTCCCGCCGTACGCCCAGCAGATCCCGCCGTCCCCATGGAGCCGTCACCGTGA
- the nadC gene encoding carboxylating nicotinate-nucleotide diphosphorylase encodes MSTPEDSPRPEAVDVPLIQIGAPASAAGGCGDGCGCSDGEDSLECGLDPALATLLAEAGLDPVQVEDIAHVAIGEDLDHGVDVTSVATVPADAVATGDFTARRSGTVAGLRVAEAVLSLVCTEDFEVERHVEDGDRVEAGQKLLSVTTRTRDLLTGERSALNLLCRLSGIATATRAWADALEGTGAKVRDTRKTTPGLRALEKYAVRCGGGVNHRMSLSDAALVKDNHVVAAGGVAEAFKAVRDQFPDLAIEVETDTLQQVREVLDAGADLILLDNFTPAETAEAVALVAGRALLESSGTLVLENARAYAETGVDYLAVGALTHSAPILDIGLDLREAGV; translated from the coding sequence GTGAGCACGCCCGAAGACAGTCCGCGCCCCGAGGCCGTGGACGTACCGCTCATCCAGATCGGCGCCCCGGCGTCGGCCGCCGGGGGCTGCGGGGACGGCTGCGGCTGTTCCGACGGCGAGGACTCCCTGGAGTGCGGTCTCGACCCCGCGCTGGCCACGCTGCTGGCCGAGGCCGGGCTCGACCCCGTGCAGGTGGAGGACATCGCCCATGTCGCCATCGGTGAGGACCTCGACCACGGCGTGGACGTGACGAGCGTCGCGACCGTCCCCGCCGACGCCGTCGCCACCGGCGACTTCACGGCCCGCAGGAGCGGCACGGTCGCCGGACTGCGCGTCGCCGAGGCCGTCCTCTCCCTCGTCTGTACGGAGGACTTCGAGGTCGAGCGGCACGTCGAGGACGGTGACCGTGTCGAGGCCGGTCAGAAGCTCCTCAGCGTCACCACCCGCACCCGGGACCTGCTCACCGGCGAGCGCAGCGCGCTCAACCTCCTGTGCAGGCTCTCCGGCATCGCGACCGCCACGCGCGCGTGGGCCGACGCGCTGGAGGGCACCGGCGCGAAGGTGCGCGACACCCGTAAGACGACACCCGGTCTGCGCGCCCTGGAGAAGTACGCCGTGCGCTGCGGCGGCGGCGTCAACCACCGGATGTCGCTCTCCGACGCCGCCCTCGTCAAGGACAACCACGTGGTGGCGGCCGGCGGGGTCGCCGAGGCCTTCAAGGCCGTACGGGACCAGTTCCCCGACCTCGCGATCGAGGTGGAGACCGACACGCTCCAGCAGGTTCGCGAAGTCCTCGACGCGGGCGCCGACCTGATCCTGCTGGACAACTTCACCCCGGCCGAGACCGCCGAGGCCGTCGCGCTCGTCGCCGGCCGGGCCCTGCTGGAGTCGTCCGGCACGCTGGTCCTGGAGAACGCCCGCGCGTACGCCGAGACCGGCGTCGACTATCTCGCCGTCGGAGCCCTCACGCACTCCGCCCCGATCCTCGACATCGGCCTCGACCTGCGCGAGGCGGGTGTCTGA
- a CDS encoding type III pantothenate kinase, whose amino-acid sequence MLLTIDVGNTHTVLGLFDGEEIVEHWRVSTDSRRTADELAVLLQGLMGMHPLLGDELGDGIEGIAICSTVPSVLHELREVTRRYYGDVPAVLVEPGIKTGVPILVDNPKEVGADRIINSVAAVELYGGPAVVVDFGTATTFDAVSARGEYTGGVIAPGIEISVEALGIRGAQLRKIELARPRSVIGKNTVEAMQSGIVYGFAGQVDGVVTRMARELAEDPGEVTVIATGGLAPIILGESSVIDEHEPWLTLIGLRLVYERNVSRM is encoded by the coding sequence ATGCTGCTCACCATCGATGTCGGCAACACCCACACCGTGCTCGGTCTGTTCGACGGCGAGGAGATCGTCGAGCACTGGCGCGTGTCCACCGATTCGCGCCGCACGGCCGACGAACTCGCCGTCCTCCTCCAGGGCCTGATGGGAATGCATCCGCTGCTCGGCGACGAGCTGGGTGACGGTATCGAGGGCATCGCGATCTGCTCCACCGTGCCGTCCGTCCTGCACGAACTGCGCGAGGTGACCCGCCGGTACTACGGAGACGTGCCCGCGGTCCTGGTCGAGCCCGGCATCAAGACCGGTGTACCGATCCTGGTCGACAACCCGAAGGAGGTCGGCGCCGACCGGATCATCAACTCGGTCGCCGCCGTCGAGCTGTACGGCGGTCCCGCGGTCGTCGTCGACTTCGGTACGGCCACGACGTTCGACGCGGTCAGCGCGCGCGGGGAGTACACGGGCGGGGTCATCGCGCCCGGCATCGAGATCTCCGTCGAGGCGCTCGGCATCAGGGGCGCCCAGCTCCGCAAGATCGAGCTGGCGAGGCCGCGCAGTGTCATCGGCAAGAACACGGTCGAGGCGATGCAGTCGGGCATCGTGTACGGATTCGCCGGCCAGGTCGACGGGGTCGTCACACGGATGGCGCGCGAGCTGGCCGAGGACCCGGGCGAGGTGACCGTGATCGCGACGGGCGGCCTGGCGCCGATCATCCTCGGTGAGTCGTCGGTGATCGACGAGCACGAGCCGTGGCTGACGCTGATCGGTCTGCGACTGGTGTACGAGCGCAACGTGTCGCGCATGTAG
- a CDS encoding BlaI/MecI/CopY family transcriptional regulator, giving the protein MPRQLGDLEDAVMSRVWQWNRPVTVREVLEDLQRERSIAYTTVMTVMDNLHQKGWVRREVDGRAYRYTAVSTRAAYAAALMNEAWSKSDSPAAALVAFFGMMSPTQRDALEDAVRMVRRDQPEVGPEAAVGTAPEVLPETPSETAPEVPAEEPAEVPGDVPAEVPTEGADREHPAGR; this is encoded by the coding sequence GTGCCCCGCCAATTGGGAGACCTGGAAGACGCCGTCATGAGTCGCGTCTGGCAATGGAACCGTCCGGTCACCGTCCGGGAAGTCCTCGAAGACCTTCAGCGGGAACGGTCCATCGCCTACACGACCGTCATGACCGTAATGGACAATCTCCATCAGAAGGGCTGGGTGCGCAGGGAAGTCGACGGCCGTGCCTATAGATATACGGCGGTCTCCACCCGTGCCGCCTACGCGGCCGCGCTGATGAACGAAGCCTGGTCGAAGAGTGACAGCCCGGCGGCCGCTCTTGTCGCCTTCTTCGGGATGATGTCGCCGACACAGCGCGACGCCCTGGAGGACGCGGTCCGTATGGTGCGCCGCGACCAGCCGGAAGTCGGTCCGGAAGCCGCGGTGGGGACGGCGCCGGAAGTCCTGCCTGAAACCCCGTCAGAAACCGCACCCGAAGTGCCGGCCGAAGAGCCCGCCGAAGTCCCCGGCGATGTGCCCGCCGAAGTCCCGACCGAGGGCGCCGACCGAGAGCATCCAGCGGGGCGATAG
- a CDS encoding amino-acid N-acetyltransferase yields the protein MSSEVPKAAANAITVRRARTSDVSAVRRLVDPYVSEGILLDKATVTLYEDIQEFWVAERDDDAAVVGCGALHVMWEDLAEVRTLAVDPRFRGDGIGRHVLDKLLQTARWLGVRRVFCLTFEVDFFIKHGFVEIGETPVDGDVYSELLRSYDEGVAEFLGLERVKPNTLGNSRMLLHL from the coding sequence ATGTCCTCTGAGGTTCCGAAAGCCGCGGCGAATGCCATCACCGTCCGGCGGGCCAGGACGAGCGATGTGTCCGCTGTCCGTCGTCTCGTCGACCCGTACGTGAGTGAAGGCATCCTGCTCGACAAAGCGACGGTGACGCTTTACGAGGACATCCAGGAGTTCTGGGTCGCCGAACGCGACGACGACGCGGCGGTCGTCGGATGCGGCGCACTCCATGTCATGTGGGAAGACCTCGCCGAAGTGCGCACGCTCGCGGTGGATCCACGGTTCCGGGGCGACGGCATCGGCCGTCATGTGCTCGACAAGTTGTTGCAGACCGCCCGGTGGCTCGGCGTGCGGCGCGTATTCTGTCTCACCTTCGAAGTCGACTTCTTCATCAAGCACGGCTTCGTGGAGATCGGTGAGACTCCTGTCGACGGAGATGTCTACAGCGAGCTGCTGCGTTCCTATGACGAGGGAGTGGCCGAGTTCCTCGGTCTCGAACGGGTGAAGCCGAACACCTTGGGTAACAGCCGGATGCTTCTGCACCTGTGA
- a CDS encoding Lsr2 family protein gives MAQKVQVLLVDDLDGGEADETVTFALDGKTYEIDLTNANADKLRGLLDPYTKSGRRTGGRAAGGRGKGRAAAGGNKDTAEIRKWAKENGYSVNDRGRVPAEIREAYEKANG, from the coding sequence GTGGCACAGAAGGTTCAGGTCCTTCTTGTTGACGACCTCGACGGTGGCGAGGCGGACGAGACCGTCACGTTCGCGCTGGACGGCAAGACCTACGAGATCGACCTCACGAACGCGAATGCGGACAAGCTTCGTGGGCTGCTCGACCCGTACACCAAGAGTGGCCGTCGTACCGGTGGCCGCGCCGCCGGTGGCCGTGGCAAGGGCCGCGCCGCCGCGGGTGGGAACAAGGACACCGCGGAAATTCGCAAGTGGGCCAAGGAGAACGGCTACAGCGTCAACGATCGCGGTCGCGTTCCGGCCGAGATCCGTGAAGCCTACGAGAAGGCCAACGGCTGA
- a CDS encoding SCO3374 family protein, which produces MALPVPLPRAPLPLEGGSAHWYEHELGWATAPGPPVALLTGLRFDVLELPADAGAEVLRRIGAAGTGPVALAEGRMRLLVAAGGADELPGLLDWLEWGGITLDLTAVGVGGRMTAPRPPGRPTGPRGPRGPTGIPARGGAGGGRPGAEQGAAVWLRPPEPGREVEPTLPALTHIGHGPGGSAGHGDRGGGVPDLVRLVDTAATECHRARLLRGETARTKSQPLAFS; this is translated from the coding sequence GCGCGCCGCTGCCCCTCGAAGGCGGCAGCGCCCACTGGTACGAGCACGAGCTGGGCTGGGCCACGGCGCCGGGGCCACCCGTCGCACTGCTGACCGGGCTCCGCTTCGACGTCCTGGAACTGCCCGCCGACGCGGGCGCCGAGGTGCTTCGCCGGATCGGCGCGGCCGGGACGGGACCCGTGGCGCTCGCGGAGGGCCGGATGCGGCTGCTGGTGGCCGCGGGCGGCGCGGACGAACTACCGGGGCTGCTGGACTGGCTGGAGTGGGGCGGGATCACGCTGGATCTGACCGCCGTGGGCGTCGGCGGCCGGATGACCGCTCCGCGGCCGCCGGGAAGGCCGACGGGGCCGAGGGGGCCCCGTGGGCCGACGGGGATTCCGGCGCGGGGCGGGGCGGGAGGCGGCCGCCCGGGAGCGGAGCAGGGGGCCGCCGTATGGCTGCGGCCCCCCGAGCCGGGACGCGAGGTGGAACCGACGCTGCCGGCTCTCACTCATATCGGACACGGCCCCGGAGGGAGTGCCGGACACGGGGACAGGGGTGGGGGTGTCCCCGATCTCGTTCGACTCGTGGACACGGCGGCCACTGAGTGCCACCGGGCCCGATTGCTTCGTGGAGAAACGGCACGTACGAAATCTCAGCCGTTGGCCTTCTCGTAG